One stretch of Chiloscyllium plagiosum isolate BGI_BamShark_2017 chromosome 17, ASM401019v2, whole genome shotgun sequence DNA includes these proteins:
- the sult5a1 gene encoding sulfotransferase family 5A, member 1 has translation MANLNTALQYSGINFPGHLHTLQSMHYAEEFKFHDTDILIVTYPKSGTTWMQEILTLICSDGNQVPAKTIPNWIRTPWIEHYYCEDILQDKLDNRIITTHLPFHILSKSLKQSNAKVIYVARNPMDVVVSFYHFHKMAKFLPEPGTFGEFLEKFLLGKVHFGSWFEHIKDWLSHREEFNFLFITYEELKKDLRCSVEKLCKFLEHSLLPDVVDTIVWHCSFTNMKDNQMINYTLVPNEIMDHQRGKFMRKGKVGDWKEYFTEEQKQHFEKVFQEKMRDMDIRFIWSL, from the exons ATGGCTAATCTCAATACTGCATTGCAGTACTCAGGCATCAACTTCCCAGGACACCTGCATACGCTGCAGTCTATGCACTATGCTGAGGAGTTCAAGTTTCATGACACAGATATTCTGATTGTTACGTACCCCAAATCAG GTACAACATGGATGCAGGAAATTCTCACACTTATTTGTAGTGATGGAAACCAGGTCCCTGCTAAAACCATCCCTAACTGGATTCGAACACCATGGATTGAACATTATTATTGTGAGGACATTCTGCAGGACAAGCTAGATAATCGAATTATTACCACCCACCTACCTTTTCACATCCTCTCCAAGTCCCTCAAACAATCTAATGCAAAG GTAATTTATGTTGCAAGAAATCCAATGGACGTAGTTGTTTCATTTTATCATTTCCACAAAATGGCAAAATTCCTGCCAGAGCCTGGAACTTTTGGGGAATTTCTGGAAAAATTTCTACTTGGAAAAG TACATTTTGGATCATGGTTTGAACACATAAAAGACTGGCTAAGTCACAGAGAAGAATTCAACTTCTTGTTCATAACCTATGAGGAGCTAAAGAAG GATCTTAGATGCTCTGTCGAAAAGCTCTGCAAATTTTTAGAACATTCTCTTTTGCCAGATGTTGTGGACACAATTGTATGGCACTGCAGTTTCACAAACATGAAAGATAATCAAATGATTAACTACACACTTGTTCCTAATGAAATTATGGATCATCAAAGAGGCAAATTCATGAGAAAAG GTAAAGTCGGAGACTGGAAGGAATATTTCACAGAAGAACAGAAGCAACACTTCGAGAAGGTtttccaggagaaaatgagggatatggacattCGGTTTATCTGGAGTTTATAA
- the zgc:162592 gene encoding histamine H2 receptor, whose protein sequence is MTLVLKALPGMSLCNKVLVNLSWPALSENEHGNGSGIEIANLSGTGRASSVGEAGGDILKQCIIAVLCVLIILGNTAVLLVISSPVSGWSKNSRLVLISLTGADAALALIVIPLNLYGSSVPQLRNQADSPFCHIVVFLDASILTSSIYSLATISIERYIAVFFPLRYSMVMTNCRIKALIALVWLLPPILSFPLSIPRGIVKVYFSRASLICNLDFSSNVTYSLLLTAFIFFPCSLIMTFANFRLWFVARSQRNRFKLSKANRRHDAASRILVPVVIVYYICWCPCVCNMIYQALTQQGASEWLEFVALWLPCGNGFFNCIVYFWLNRSFRKKFQEMGQNLCLSEWFVTRDAAISQVPNGKLLVKVQKQHGDATARDSSISSMCNLVSFSSETILSNT, encoded by the exons ATGACTTTAGTCTTGAAAGCTTTGCCAGGGATGTCTCTTTGTAACAAAGTGTTGGTGAATCTCTCCTGGCCTGCGCTCTCTGAGAATGAGCATGGGAATGGGAGTGGGATTGAGATTGCTAATCTCTCTGGTACTGGCCGAGCCAGCTCTGTGGGAGAGGCAGGAGGGGACATCCTGAAACAGTGTATCATTGCTGTTCTGTGTGTTCTGATCATCCTGGGCAATACGGCCGTGTTATTGGTGATCTCCTCGCCAGTTTCTGGCTGGTCCAAAAACAGCCGCCTGGTCCTGATTTCACTGACCGGGGCTGATGCTGCCCTCGCTCTGATAGTCATCCCTCTGAATTTATATGGTAGCAGTGTACCCCAGCTCCGAAACCAGGCCGACTCCCCCTTCTGTCACATTGTGGTCTTTCTAGATGCCAGCATCCTAACTTCCTCCATCTATTCCCTGGCTACTATCAGTATCGAGCGCTACATCGCTGTATTCTTCCCACTCAGGTACAGCATGGTGATGACCAACTGCAGGATCAAAGCTCTCATTGCACTGGTCTGGCTTTTGCCACCCATCCTCTCGTTTCCCCTCTCCATCCCTCGGGGAATTGTCAAAGTTTACTTCTCCAGAGCATCTTTGATTTGTAATctggatttctccagcaatgtcacCTATTCTCTCCTGCTGACTGCATTCATCTTCTTCCCCTGCTCACTCATCATGACTTTTGCCAATTTCCGTCTCTGGTTTGTAGCCAGGAGTCAGAGGAATCGCTTTAAACTGTCGAAGGCGAACAGGAGACACGATGCTGCTTCCAGAATCCTTGTGCCTGTAGTTATCGTCTATTATATCTGCTGGTGCCCTTGTGTTTGCAACATGATCTACCAGG CTCTAACACAGCAGGGGGCATCAGAGTGGTTGGAATTCGTTGCCCTGTGGTTACCGTGTGGAAATGGTTTCTTCAACTGCATTGTGTACTTCTGGTTAAACCGAAGTTTCAGAAAAAAGTTTCAGGAAATGGGGCAAAATCTCTGCTTGTCCGAATGGTTTGTTACCCGAGATGCTGCAATTTCTCAAGTTCCAAATGGAAAGCTACTCGTGAAAGTTCAGAAACAGCATGGTGATGCAACAGCAAGGGATAGCAGCATCTCCTCTATGTGTAATTTGGTGTCTTTCAGCAGTGAAACCATTTTGTCAAATACGTAG